Proteins from a genomic interval of Kitasatospora kifunensis:
- a CDS encoding MFS transporter — MRKWIPLAAICLGAFMLLVDVSIVNVALPKMSADLHSSFTSLQWVVDIYALTLAALLMAFGSLGDRLGHRRLYLGGLIVFALASLTCALAPDAATLIASRAAQGIGGAAMMTSTTALLNGAYQGRDRGTAFGIWGAVNGAAAAVGPVLGGLLTDQFGWRAIFMVNVPVAVLALAMTVGYLKGGAGVARGRLDLAGALSFTVFAAALTYGLIESGDKGWGSALVLGPVALAVLALVVFVVVELRAGHPLLDLAMMRNRTFLGLTLGGLLLNAAAFAQLTYISLWLQQALNLSPLNAGLAVCPLALASFVVALVSGKVVHRLAPQLPIGIGLLLIGGGTLLLGLVSAGSSWTALLPGLLISGVGVGLATPQLMSTALGAVPRERAGMASGALNTARQLGYALGIALLGTVFQNRVREFTGHTAGRPDLHAAFAAGLDRVFLVAGCTGLLAGVLVLALVRRPAPAAAWQTGAGAAAAGTGPAGAAAADQAPADAVAARTR; from the coding sequence CACCTCCCTGCAGTGGGTGGTGGACATCTACGCCTTGACGCTGGCCGCGCTGCTGATGGCGTTCGGCTCGCTCGGCGACCGGCTCGGCCACCGCCGGCTCTACCTCGGCGGCCTGATCGTCTTCGCCCTCGCCTCGCTGACCTGCGCGCTGGCGCCCGACGCGGCCACCCTGATCGCCTCCCGCGCGGCCCAGGGCATCGGCGGCGCCGCGATGATGACCTCGACCACCGCCCTGCTCAACGGCGCCTACCAGGGGCGTGACCGCGGCACCGCGTTCGGGATCTGGGGCGCGGTCAACGGTGCGGCCGCCGCCGTCGGCCCGGTGCTCGGCGGGTTGCTCACCGACCAGTTCGGCTGGCGCGCGATCTTCATGGTCAACGTGCCGGTCGCGGTCCTGGCGCTGGCGATGACGGTCGGCTACCTCAAGGGCGGCGCGGGCGTGGCCCGCGGCCGACTGGACCTGGCCGGCGCGCTGAGCTTCACCGTCTTCGCCGCCGCGCTCACCTACGGGCTGATCGAGAGCGGGGACAAGGGCTGGGGCAGCGCGCTGGTGCTCGGCCCGGTCGCCCTCGCCGTACTGGCGCTGGTCGTCTTCGTGGTGGTCGAACTGCGTGCCGGGCACCCGCTGCTGGACCTGGCGATGATGCGCAACCGCACCTTCCTCGGGCTGACCCTGGGCGGGCTGCTGCTCAACGCGGCCGCCTTCGCCCAGCTCACCTACATCTCGCTCTGGCTCCAGCAGGCGCTGAACCTCAGCCCGCTCAACGCCGGCCTCGCGGTCTGCCCGCTGGCGCTGGCCTCCTTCGTGGTGGCACTGGTCAGCGGCAAGGTGGTGCACCGGCTGGCGCCGCAGCTGCCGATCGGCATCGGCCTGCTGCTGATCGGCGGCGGCACGCTGCTGCTCGGCCTGGTCTCGGCAGGCTCCAGCTGGACGGCGCTGCTGCCCGGCCTGCTGATCAGCGGGGTGGGCGTGGGCCTGGCCACCCCGCAGCTGATGTCCACCGCGCTGGGCGCGGTGCCGCGCGAGCGAGCCGGAATGGCCAGCGGTGCGCTCAACACCGCCCGCCAGCTGGGCTATGCACTCGGCATCGCGCTGCTCGGGACGGTGTTCCAGAACCGGGTGCGGGAGTTCACCGGGCACACCGCCGGGCGCCCCGACCTGCACGCGGCCTTCGCGGCCGGCCTGGACCGGGTCTTCCTGGTGGCCGGGTGCACCGGGCTGCTGGCCGGGGTGCTGGTGCTGGCGCTGGTTCGCCGGCCCGCGCCGGCCGCCGCCTGGCAGACCGGTGCGGGCGCGGCTGCGGCGGGCACAGGTCCGGCGGGCGCGGCCGCGGCCGACCAGGCCCCGGCCGATGCGGTGGCGGCGCGCACGCGCTGA
- a CDS encoding DUF4132 domain-containing protein — protein sequence MLRWWRQFGLGRDFPRVWGKPRGEPFQPRALGRALTRAAWADGRPWSNPGPSNQGPAGARRPAPHTGALLATLPEETRRAIALRLQQERSGLRAHDYEWAAGTVLCEMRLGWRPEEVHQLFASALEDLDPIRPAATSWVTAERSLELPLAAYAQLDPAEREPFQPYLRTLLAARLGCRADFATEDGRPTPEQAAFAERLRALVSTPFDPDPLLPWSEATPGDGPAPGDVPTPEGDLFARAARCGLGARLYEEPTLRLLELCASSTELRPSYQWLGRAKELFQLTPDARRPLRLLLAAGRGEPTDCRPAGRSHQGQLGERSGQLLATLAWAAVVTEDTKALQQLSRALDHHGRASLDELRPPASHFVRAGMAALAALAGESGAGQHRRLLASSSPTAARLAREELAAVRDLPAGADLKALRVPVGPYTALFEIGAKGTVELRFRNSGGRLLSGVPSQVRERYPARYAALRARLTELRAQLVTCRGALVERLHADPGTPAARWRAAFLDDPALARLGCALVWRIDGQSGPVLGRPFRRKGAQHWMLRDLAGQVHELTDDTLVRLWAPGPDEAEQAAAWRAALTALGLEQPVPQL from the coding sequence ATGCTTCGCTGGTGGCGACAGTTCGGTCTCGGCCGGGACTTCCCGCGGGTCTGGGGGAAGCCTCGGGGCGAGCCGTTCCAGCCGCGCGCGCTGGGCCGGGCACTGACCAGGGCCGCCTGGGCCGACGGGCGCCCGTGGTCCAACCCGGGCCCGTCCAACCAGGGCCCGGCGGGAGCGCGGCGGCCCGCACCGCACACCGGCGCGCTGCTCGCCACCCTGCCCGAGGAGACCCGACGGGCCATCGCGCTGCGACTGCAGCAGGAGCGCAGCGGCCTGCGGGCGCACGACTACGAATGGGCAGCCGGCACCGTCCTGTGCGAGATGCGACTTGGCTGGCGGCCCGAGGAGGTCCACCAACTCTTCGCCTCGGCCCTTGAGGACCTGGACCCGATCCGCCCGGCGGCCACCAGCTGGGTGACCGCCGAGCGCAGCCTCGAGCTGCCGCTGGCCGCCTACGCGCAACTGGACCCGGCCGAGCGCGAGCCGTTCCAGCCCTACCTGCGCACGCTGCTCGCCGCGCGGCTCGGCTGCCGGGCCGACTTCGCCACCGAGGACGGCCGGCCCACCCCCGAGCAGGCGGCCTTCGCCGAGCGGCTGCGTGCCCTGGTGTCCACCCCGTTCGACCCCGACCCGCTGCTGCCCTGGAGCGAGGCAACGCCCGGGGACGGCCCGGCTCCCGGGGACGTCCCGACGCCCGAGGGCGACCTGTTCGCTCGCGCGGCCCGCTGCGGGCTCGGCGCGCGACTGTACGAGGAGCCGACGCTGCGGCTGCTGGAGCTCTGCGCGAGCTCCACCGAGCTCCGCCCCTCCTACCAATGGCTCGGCCGGGCAAAGGAGTTGTTCCAACTCACGCCGGATGCGCGACGACCGCTGCGGCTGCTGCTGGCCGCAGGGCGCGGCGAGCCGACCGACTGCCGACCGGCAGGCCGCTCGCACCAAGGCCAACTCGGCGAGCGTAGCGGTCAGTTGCTGGCCACGCTGGCCTGGGCCGCCGTGGTCACGGAGGACACCAAGGCGCTCCAACAGCTCAGCCGCGCCCTGGACCACCACGGGCGCGCCTCGCTCGACGAACTCCGGCCACCCGCCTCGCACTTCGTCCGCGCCGGGATGGCCGCCCTGGCCGCGCTCGCCGGGGAGTCGGGCGCCGGCCAGCACCGCCGACTGCTGGCCAGCTCCTCGCCGACCGCCGCCCGGCTGGCCCGCGAGGAGCTGGCCGCGGTCCGCGATCTGCCCGCCGGGGCCGACCTGAAGGCGCTCCGGGTGCCGGTCGGCCCGTACACGGCGCTCTTCGAGATCGGCGCCAAGGGCACGGTGGAGCTGCGCTTCCGCAACAGCGGCGGCCGCCTGCTGAGCGGCGTCCCCTCCCAGGTCCGCGAGCGCTACCCCGCCCGGTACGCCGCACTACGGGCCCGGCTGACCGAGCTGCGCGCACAACTGGTGACCTGCCGAGGGGCGTTGGTCGAGCGCCTGCACGCCGACCCCGGCACCCCGGCGGCTCGGTGGCGAGCCGCCTTCCTGGACGATCCGGCGCTCGCCCGGCTCGGCTGCGCGCTGGTGTGGCGAATTGACGGCCAATCAGGCCCGGTATTGGGCAGACCGTTCAGACGCAAGGGTGCCCAGCACTGGATGCTGCGGGACCTGGCCGGGCAGGTGCACGAACTGACCGATGACACGCTGGTGCGACTCTGGGCCCCCGGGCCGGACGAGGCCGAGCAGGCCGCCGCCTGGCGGGCCGCGCTGACCGCGCTCGGGCTGGAGCAGCCGGTGCCGCAGCTCTGA
- a CDS encoding glycosyl hydrolase family 18 protein, with protein MPERSPAARQVERPRAARRPFRNATVLATATALVAGAAGLATLAGGSASAASVNLLTNGDFETGTLAGWTCSGGLGSITTTAPHGGSYALAGAASATDTAQCAQTVTVAPNTAYSLSGWLKGSYAYLGVTGTGTTDTNTWTSDSANWANLNTTFTTGASTTSVTIWVHGWYGQGTYYADDLALTGPGGGTSASPTQSASPSQSASPSQSASPTQSASPTQSASPTQSASPTQSASPTQSASPTQSASPTQSPTPTPTPSGGTAPGGDGQVSTPTGVSASVSNNTVTLNWAASTDGGQSGNVPAYYVYSGGNLVATSMGTSVTVSSLLPNTAYTFTVQGYDVAGHSSAQSAPVSATTGAQPTGAVKSAYFSQWGIYGNQYYPSSVAASGAASGLNVMTYAFENIDPTNQTCFETIKAADTNDSNPNAGDGAGDAFADYQKSYTSANSVDGGNDAWSQPIKGNFNQLRELKAKYPNLRFTLSLGGWTYSKFFSDVAATDASRKKFVSSCINMFIKGNLPTGVSGDASGGTGSAAGIFDGIDIDWEYPASAGGHAGNHYSAADTANYTALLAEFRNELDAYGSSVGKHFLLTAALPSGQDKIANVQTDQIGKYLDYGNIMSYDMHGAWDATGPTNLQDPLYDSPNDPSTPIAPGTQKYTVDNAVNAFINGAPAYGIPGGFPASKLVLGVPFYFRGWTGVPAGNNNGLYQSATGPSAAQSTSQAAGVAFWKELVASGKTGAANVHWDPTTQSSWIYDGTNLFTGDTPQAIAARGAYATGKGLGGIFAYSLEADDPSGSLVKAMTGSMK; from the coding sequence ATGCCCGAACGCAGCCCAGCAGCGCGGCAGGTCGAGCGGCCCCGCGCCGCCCGACGCCCCTTCAGAAACGCGACCGTGCTCGCCACCGCGACCGCCCTGGTGGCCGGTGCGGCCGGCCTGGCCACCCTGGCCGGCGGCTCGGCCTCGGCCGCGAGCGTCAACCTGCTGACCAACGGCGACTTCGAGACCGGCACGCTGGCCGGCTGGACCTGTTCCGGCGGGCTCGGCAGCATCACCACGACCGCCCCGCACGGCGGCAGCTACGCCCTGGCGGGCGCCGCCTCCGCCACGGACACCGCGCAGTGCGCGCAGACCGTGACGGTCGCCCCGAACACCGCCTACAGCCTGTCCGGTTGGCTGAAGGGGAGCTACGCCTACCTCGGCGTGACGGGGACGGGCACCACCGACACCAACACCTGGACCTCGGACAGTGCCAACTGGGCCAACCTCAACACCACCTTCACCACCGGTGCTTCGACCACCTCGGTGACGATCTGGGTGCACGGTTGGTACGGCCAGGGGACGTACTACGCGGACGACCTGGCGCTCACCGGCCCGGGCGGCGGCACCAGCGCCTCACCCACGCAGAGCGCGAGCCCGTCGCAGAGCGCCTCCCCGTCGCAGAGTGCGTCGCCGACCCAGAGCGCCTCGCCCACGCAGAGTGCCAGCCCCACCCAGAGCGCCTCGCCCACCCAGAGCGCCTCGCCCACCCAGAGCGCCTCGCCCACCCAGAGCGCGTCGCCGACGCAGAGCCCCACCCCCACCCCCACCCCCAGTGGTGGCACCGCCCCCGGCGGCGACGGCCAGGTCAGCACCCCGACCGGCGTGAGCGCCAGCGTCAGCAACAACACCGTCACGCTGAACTGGGCCGCCTCCACCGACGGCGGCCAGAGCGGCAACGTCCCGGCGTACTACGTCTACTCGGGCGGCAACCTGGTCGCCACCTCGATGGGCACCTCGGTCACCGTCAGCTCGCTGCTGCCGAACACCGCCTACACCTTCACCGTGCAGGGCTACGACGTGGCCGGGCACAGCAGCGCCCAGTCCGCCCCGGTCAGCGCCACCACCGGTGCCCAGCCCACCGGCGCGGTGAAGTCCGCGTACTTCTCGCAGTGGGGCATCTACGGCAACCAGTACTACCCGAGCAGCGTGGCGGCCAGCGGTGCGGCCTCCGGCCTGAACGTGATGACCTACGCGTTCGAGAACATCGACCCGACCAACCAGACCTGCTTCGAGACCATCAAGGCCGCCGACACCAACGACAGCAACCCGAACGCGGGTGACGGCGCCGGCGACGCCTTCGCGGACTACCAGAAGTCCTACACCTCGGCCAACAGCGTGGACGGCGGCAACGACGCCTGGAGCCAGCCGATCAAGGGCAACTTCAACCAGCTGCGCGAGCTGAAGGCCAAGTACCCGAACCTGCGCTTCACGCTCTCGCTCGGCGGTTGGACCTACTCGAAGTTCTTCTCCGACGTGGCCGCCACCGACGCCTCGCGCAAGAAGTTCGTCTCCTCCTGCATCAACATGTTCATCAAGGGCAACCTGCCCACCGGCGTCTCCGGCGACGCCTCGGGCGGCACCGGGTCGGCCGCGGGCATCTTCGACGGCATCGACATCGACTGGGAGTACCCGGCCTCCGCCGGCGGCCACGCCGGCAACCACTACTCGGCCGCCGACACCGCCAACTACACCGCGCTGCTGGCCGAGTTCCGCAACGAGCTGGACGCCTACGGCAGCAGCGTCGGCAAGCACTTCCTGCTCACCGCGGCGCTGCCGAGCGGTCAGGACAAGATCGCCAACGTCCAGACCGACCAGATCGGCAAGTACCTGGACTACGGCAACATCATGAGCTACGACATGCACGGTGCCTGGGACGCGACCGGTCCCACCAACCTGCAGGACCCGCTCTACGACAGCCCGAACGACCCGAGCACCCCGATCGCCCCCGGCACCCAGAAGTACACCGTCGACAACGCGGTCAACGCGTTCATCAACGGCGCTCCCGCGTACGGGATCCCCGGTGGCTTCCCGGCCTCGAAGCTGGTGCTGGGCGTGCCGTTCTACTTCCGCGGCTGGACCGGAGTGCCGGCGGGCAACAACAACGGCCTCTACCAGAGCGCGACCGGCCCGTCCGCCGCGCAGAGCACCAGCCAGGCGGCCGGCGTGGCCTTCTGGAAGGAGCTGGTGGCCTCCGGGAAGACCGGCGCGGCCAACGTGCACTGGGACCCGACCACCCAGAGCTCGTGGATCTACGACGGCACCAACCTCTTCACCGGCGACACCCCGCAGGCCATCGCCGCCCGCGGTGCGTACGCGACCGGCAAGGGCCTGGGCGGTATCTTCGCCTACTCGCTGGAAGCTGACGACCCGTCGGGCAGCCTGGTCAAGGCGATGACCGGCAGCATGAAGTAA
- a CDS encoding LysR family transcriptional regulator has protein sequence MNDLAIRELRILVAVERRGSFTAAAEALGLTQSAVSHAVSACERKIGAVLFDRGRHGARPTPAGERAASHARRILRLLDALPDEARGASTKELTGPLRIAAFRSVAVHLLPTVLTRIKAAHPGLAPEVRIVPEVGPGTAGEVRAGRADLGIATLSGNHPLPDGLVAGELFEEDYSLVHPVGQVDPRSLPLIDWAENCSSYTRQWWSLQDWLPAARLDAGEDSVVLSMVARGMGMAIMPRLAVLDAPASVVLTDLGPDRPTRTVGYVTTPELAGTLAVRALIRELRGASVAAPA, from the coding sequence GTGAACGATCTCGCCATCCGCGAGCTGCGGATCCTGGTCGCCGTCGAGCGCCGGGGCAGCTTCACCGCCGCCGCCGAGGCGCTGGGCCTGACCCAGTCCGCGGTCTCACACGCCGTCAGTGCCTGCGAGCGCAAGATCGGCGCGGTCCTCTTCGACCGTGGCCGGCACGGCGCCCGCCCCACTCCGGCCGGCGAACGCGCCGCCTCCCACGCCCGCCGGATCCTGCGGCTGCTCGACGCCCTGCCCGACGAGGCGCGCGGCGCGAGCACCAAGGAGCTCACCGGGCCGCTGCGGATCGCCGCCTTCCGCAGCGTCGCCGTGCACCTGCTGCCGACCGTGCTGACCCGGATCAAAGCCGCCCACCCGGGCCTGGCGCCCGAGGTGCGGATCGTCCCCGAGGTCGGGCCCGGCACCGCCGGCGAGGTCCGGGCCGGCCGCGCCGACCTCGGCATCGCCACCCTGAGCGGCAACCACCCGCTGCCGGACGGGCTGGTCGCGGGCGAGCTGTTCGAGGAGGACTACTCGCTGGTGCACCCCGTCGGGCAGGTCGACCCGCGCTCGCTGCCGCTGATCGACTGGGCCGAGAACTGCTCCTCCTACACCCGCCAGTGGTGGTCCCTGCAGGACTGGCTCCCGGCCGCCCGGCTGGACGCCGGCGAGGACAGCGTGGTGCTCTCCATGGTCGCGCGGGGGATGGGCATGGCGATCATGCCGCGGCTGGCCGTGCTGGACGCCCCAGCCTCGGTCGTCCTGACCGACCTCGGCCCCGACCGCCCCACCCGCACCGTCGGCTACGTGACCACCCCGGAGCTGGCCGGCACGCTGGCCGTGCGAGCCCTGATCCGCGAGCTGCGGGGCGCCTCGGTCGCAGCGCCTGCTTAA
- a CDS encoding pentapeptide repeat-containing protein, translating into MTESTALTGDCASCFGLCCVALPFTVSADFAITKDAGKPCRNLDTEFRCGIHTQLRQKGFTGCTVYDCFGAGQQVSQVTFGGTDWRQAPQTAREMFDVFPVVRQLRELLWYLDQALSSTAAARLHPALRELQAETTALTAAVPADLLALDVAAHRRRVNTLLLQVGDLVRATIPGKKRDRRGADLIGAKLAGSKLAGATLRGAYLIAADLTGADLRCSDLIGADLRDAKLHGADLTGAVFLTQPQLNAAKGDATTKLPTGLRRPAHW; encoded by the coding sequence GTGACCGAGTCCACCGCCCTGACCGGTGACTGCGCCAGCTGCTTCGGCCTGTGCTGCGTCGCCCTGCCCTTCACGGTCTCGGCGGACTTCGCGATCACCAAGGACGCCGGGAAGCCCTGCCGCAACCTGGACACCGAGTTCCGCTGCGGCATCCACACCCAGCTGCGGCAGAAGGGCTTCACCGGCTGCACGGTCTACGACTGCTTCGGCGCCGGGCAGCAGGTCTCCCAGGTCACCTTCGGCGGCACCGACTGGCGCCAGGCCCCGCAGACGGCGCGGGAGATGTTCGACGTCTTTCCCGTCGTGCGCCAACTGCGCGAACTGCTCTGGTATCTCGACCAGGCGCTGAGCAGCACCGCGGCGGCCCGGCTGCACCCGGCCCTGCGCGAGCTGCAGGCCGAGACCACCGCGCTGACCGCCGCCGTGCCCGCCGACCTGCTCGCGCTCGACGTCGCCGCCCACCGCCGGCGGGTCAACACCCTCCTGCTCCAGGTCGGCGACCTGGTCCGGGCCACCATCCCCGGCAAGAAGCGCGACCGCCGCGGCGCGGACCTGATCGGCGCCAAGCTCGCGGGCAGCAAGCTCGCCGGGGCCACGCTGCGCGGTGCCTACCTGATCGCCGCCGACCTCACCGGCGCCGACCTGCGCTGCAGCGACCTGATCGGCGCCGACCTGCGCGACGCCAAGCTGCACGGCGCCGACCTGACCGGCGCGGTCTTCCTGACCCAGCCCCAGCTGAACGCCGCCAAGGGCGACGCGACCACCAAGCTGCCGACCGGCCTGCGGCGCCCGGCGCACTGGTAG
- a CDS encoding CoA transferase → MTDREDAPTAHAWSALGGAPELLTGVTYQRVPGVLPSRLPVREFARATVGVCSLAAAELLAARGGGTRGGGAPAAVTVDEAAVASAFVSERHLRIDGRELTSFAPLSGFWPTADGWVRTHANYPHHRERLLAALGMKPEATPEQLAAELAGRRAQEVQETAYAAGALAVAVRPAARTHRPTEGIPLVERTPRGTCDRRLAPAALPAAGVRVLDLTRVIAGPVATRTLALLGADVLRVDSPRLPESEDAHADTGFGKRSALLDLAAPGDQEVLRELIATADVVVTGYRPGALDRFGLAPAELPPHLVVAQLCAWGWHGPWSARRGFDSLVQAGCGIAMIEAGQDGRPGALPAQALDHGTGYLLAAGVLRALTERQRTGAGTLLRYSLAGTAQWLLDLAESASPEATGPAGPAVGAAGPRLAETPSPYGLLRHARPPIGYTGAPASWQSGPTRWGTDYPAWITGS, encoded by the coding sequence GTGACAGATCGCGAAGACGCCCCCACCGCCCATGCCTGGTCCGCCCTGGGCGGTGCGCCGGAGCTGCTGACCGGCGTGACGTACCAGCGCGTGCCCGGAGTGCTGCCGAGCAGGCTGCCCGTCCGGGAGTTCGCCAGGGCCACGGTCGGGGTCTGCTCGCTGGCGGCGGCCGAGTTGCTCGCGGCGCGGGGCGGCGGGACGCGGGGCGGCGGGGCGCCCGCGGCCGTGACCGTGGACGAGGCGGCGGTGGCCTCGGCGTTCGTCAGCGAGCGGCATCTGCGCATCGACGGGCGGGAGTTGACCAGCTTCGCGCCGCTCTCCGGGTTCTGGCCCACCGCCGACGGGTGGGTGCGCACGCACGCCAACTATCCGCACCACCGCGAGCGCCTGCTCGCCGCGCTCGGCATGAAGCCCGAGGCCACCCCCGAACAGCTCGCCGCCGAGCTCGCCGGGCGCCGGGCGCAGGAGGTACAGGAGACCGCGTACGCCGCCGGCGCGCTGGCGGTGGCGGTCAGGCCGGCCGCCCGGACCCACCGGCCCACCGAGGGCATCCCGCTCGTCGAGCGCACCCCGCGCGGCACCTGCGACCGACGGCTCGCCCCCGCCGCCCTCCCGGCCGCCGGGGTCCGCGTCCTCGACCTCACCCGGGTGATCGCCGGACCGGTCGCCACCCGTACCCTCGCGCTGCTCGGCGCCGATGTGCTGCGGGTGGACTCGCCGCGGCTGCCGGAGAGCGAGGACGCCCACGCCGACACCGGTTTCGGCAAGCGCTCGGCCCTGCTGGACCTGGCCGCACCCGGCGACCAGGAGGTGCTGCGCGAGCTGATCGCCACCGCCGACGTGGTCGTCACCGGCTACCGCCCGGGCGCGCTCGACCGGTTCGGCCTGGCGCCCGCCGAGCTGCCGCCCCACCTGGTGGTGGCGCAGCTCTGCGCCTGGGGCTGGCACGGGCCGTGGTCGGCGCGCCGCGGGTTCGACAGCCTGGTGCAGGCGGGGTGCGGGATCGCGATGATCGAGGCCGGGCAGGACGGGCGCCCCGGTGCGCTGCCCGCTCAGGCGCTCGACCACGGCACCGGCTACCTGCTGGCGGCCGGCGTGCTGCGGGCGTTGACGGAGCGTCAGCGCACCGGCGCCGGGACACTGCTGCGCTACTCCCTGGCCGGCACCGCCCAGTGGTTGCTCGACCTGGCCGAGTCAGCCTCCCCTGAAGCGACTGGACCGGCTGGACCGGCCGTAGGGGCTGCGGGCCCCCGGCTTGCCGAGACCCCCAGCCCCTACGGTCTGCTCCGCCACGCCCGCCCCCCGATCGGCTACACCGGTGCCCCGGCCAGCTGGCAGAGCGGTCCCACCCGCTGGGGCACCGACTACCCGGCCTGGATCACCGGCTCCTGA
- a CDS encoding MerR family transcriptional regulator, whose product MFTIGDFARHGRVSVRMLRHYDAIGLLRPAQVDPVSGYRFYRAEQLARLNRVIALKDLGFTLQQVQTILDERVGAEELRGMLRLRQVELAQTMAAAATRLAQVEARLRTIASEGRMDSNDVVVKAIPAVRVAELTAVAAGYEPEHITPVAGPLFDQLCRRVADSGLTPAGPTIAYYEPTEDGSGGVVVHAAFPVVAPAPLDRHPAGFAIVDLPALPAAATIVHRGAMDDVLGTAQTLARWIDANGWRSAGFARELYLECPEDRAGWVTELQEPVIQAG is encoded by the coding sequence ATGTTCACCATCGGAGACTTCGCCCGGCACGGCCGGGTATCGGTCCGCATGCTGCGGCACTACGACGCCATCGGCCTGCTGCGCCCCGCACAGGTCGACCCGGTCAGCGGCTACCGCTTCTACCGGGCCGAGCAGCTCGCCCGGCTGAACCGGGTGATCGCGCTGAAGGACCTCGGCTTCACCCTCCAACAGGTCCAGACGATCCTGGACGAGCGGGTGGGCGCCGAGGAGTTGCGCGGCATGCTGCGGCTGCGCCAGGTCGAACTGGCCCAGACGATGGCCGCGGCGGCCACCCGGCTGGCCCAGGTCGAGGCGAGGCTCCGAACGATCGCGAGTGAGGGACGAATGGACAGCAACGACGTGGTGGTCAAGGCGATCCCGGCGGTGCGGGTGGCCGAGCTGACCGCCGTGGCGGCCGGCTACGAGCCGGAGCACATCACCCCGGTGGCCGGGCCGCTCTTCGACCAACTCTGCCGGCGGGTGGCGGACTCCGGGCTGACGCCGGCTGGGCCGACCATCGCCTACTACGAGCCGACCGAGGACGGATCGGGCGGTGTGGTGGTGCACGCGGCGTTCCCGGTGGTGGCACCGGCTCCGCTGGACCGGCACCCGGCCGGTTTCGCGATCGTCGACCTGCCCGCGCTGCCGGCCGCCGCCACCATCGTGCACCGGGGCGCGATGGACGACGTGCTCGGGACCGCGCAGACGCTGGCCCGCTGGATCGACGCCAACGGGTGGCGCTCGGCCGGCTTCGCCCGCGAGCTGTACCTGGAGTGCCCCGAGGACCGGGCCGGCTGGGTGACGGAGCTTCAGGAGCCGGTGATCCAGGCCGGGTAG
- a CDS encoding GNAT family N-acetyltransferase, producing MSENPPAPTAIATERLDLRAVHLDDLDALHEINRDPAVWRHQPAGRHAELAQTRDWIERAAARWPEGLSYWTARLRGTQTVVGVGGVQAQGRGHWNLYYRLAPAHWGRGYATELSRAAIAAAHRQQPELPVFAWIHGHNAGSRAVAGRLGLIDHGLRLDPFLRELLHLYADRPLPEERADVPI from the coding sequence ATGAGCGAGAACCCTCCCGCGCCGACCGCGATCGCCACCGAGCGCCTCGACCTGCGCGCGGTGCACCTGGACGACCTCGACGCGCTGCACGAGATCAACCGCGACCCCGCGGTCTGGCGCCACCAGCCCGCGGGCCGGCACGCCGAGCTCGCGCAGACCAGGGACTGGATCGAGCGGGCGGCGGCGCGTTGGCCGGAAGGACTCAGCTACTGGACGGCCCGGCTGCGCGGGACGCAGACGGTGGTGGGCGTGGGCGGGGTGCAGGCCCAGGGGCGCGGTCACTGGAACCTGTACTACCGCCTGGCCCCCGCACACTGGGGCCGGGGCTACGCCACCGAGCTGTCCCGGGCGGCGATCGCCGCGGCCCACCGGCAGCAGCCCGAACTGCCGGTCTTCGCCTGGATCCACGGGCACAACGCCGGATCGCGCGCGGTGGCGGGCCGGCTCGGGCTGATCGACCACGGCCTGCGACTGGACCCGTTTCTGCGCGAACTCCTCCATCTCTACGCCGACCGCCCGCTGCCCGAGGAACGCGCGGACGTGCCAATCTGA
- a CDS encoding rhodanese-like domain-containing protein gives MTTSTATPATAAPVSTPSPVSAIPALSPERAFAFFAERLGCQADPADVWYALRDGRADFTLLDVRIEGAHRKTHLPGAISLPLAEITPERVAELPAGLLVVYCWGPACNGSTKAGMKLAALGREVKEMIGGLEYWIREGWPTEGRRPIDPKTATPADLGLVC, from the coding sequence GTGACCACCAGCACCGCCACCCCCGCGACCGCCGCCCCCGTCTCCACCCCCTCGCCGGTCAGCGCGATCCCGGCGCTCTCCCCCGAGCGGGCCTTCGCCTTCTTCGCCGAGCGGCTCGGCTGCCAGGCCGATCCGGCCGACGTCTGGTACGCGCTGCGGGACGGCCGAGCGGACTTCACCCTCCTCGACGTGCGGATCGAGGGCGCCCACCGCAAGACCCACCTGCCCGGTGCGATCAGCCTCCCGCTGGCCGAGATCACCCCCGAGCGGGTGGCCGAGCTGCCCGCGGGCCTGCTCGTCGTCTACTGCTGGGGCCCGGCCTGCAACGGCTCGACCAAGGCCGGGATGAAGCTGGCCGCGCTCGGCCGCGAGGTCAAGGAGATGATCGGCGGCCTGGAGTACTGGATCCGCGAGGGCTGGCCGACCGAGGGCCGCCGGCCGATCGACCCGAAGACGGCCACCCCGGCCGACCTCGGCCTGGTCTGCTGA